A stretch of the Actinoalloteichus fjordicus genome encodes the following:
- a CDS encoding alpha/beta hydrolase family esterase, whose translation MVGLPQRCALAIAVTTALTACTAPEPAAPPAPADPAAAGEEAPAALRPATDAVTTLRDISVAGTPRSYRLRMAESPAEHPGRPLILVLHGKGGSAAEMERYSGLNAAADAHGVAAAYLQGANEGWGASPQPTALRPDPDADIDFARAVIDELTSTTQIDPDRVAVAGFSEGGLMALRLAAEHPDWFTAAASVAGQLPGPPVPVQPSGPIPLLSVYGDADPLRPIDGLTTPPEGTPPIGQEPPRPTISTADTVNAFCRAGGADEHRHEELPDTDQPDGTSLTRDTCTNPTTGLRVESIVVHGGGHTWPGGEFPNPPRTVGTTSRQLSAADAVVDFLLTSRSRR comes from the coding sequence ATGGTCGGACTCCCGCAGCGGTGCGCGCTGGCCATCGCCGTCACCACGGCGTTGACCGCGTGCACCGCCCCCGAACCCGCCGCCCCGCCCGCCCCGGCGGACCCCGCCGCAGCGGGGGAGGAGGCACCCGCCGCCCTGCGCCCGGCCACCGACGCCGTCACCACCCTCCGCGACATCTCCGTCGCAGGCACCCCCCGCTCCTACCGACTGCGCATGGCCGAGAGCCCCGCCGAACACCCCGGCAGACCCCTGATACTCGTCCTGCACGGCAAAGGCGGCTCCGCCGCCGAGATGGAGCGCTACAGCGGACTCAACGCCGCCGCCGACGCCCACGGCGTCGCCGCCGCATACCTCCAAGGCGCGAACGAAGGCTGGGGCGCCTCACCACAACCCACCGCACTGCGCCCCGACCCGGACGCCGACATCGACTTCGCCCGCGCCGTGATCGACGAACTCACCAGCACCACCCAGATCGACCCCGACCGCGTCGCCGTGGCGGGCTTCTCCGAAGGCGGACTGATGGCACTGCGCCTGGCCGCCGAACACCCCGACTGGTTCACCGCAGCAGCCTCCGTGGCAGGCCAACTCCCGGGGCCGCCCGTCCCGGTCCAACCGAGCGGCCCCATCCCGCTGCTGTCCGTCTACGGCGACGCCGACCCGCTGCGCCCCATCGACGGCCTCACCACCCCACCCGAGGGAACACCGCCGATCGGGCAGGAACCACCCCGACCGACGATCTCCACCGCCGACACCGTGAACGCGTTCTGCCGAGCAGGCGGCGCCGACGAACACCGGCACGAGGAACTCCCCGACACCGACCAGCCCGACGGCACCTCCCTCACCCGCGACACCTGCACCAACCCCACCACCGGACTACGCGTGGAGTCCATCGTCGTCCACGGCGGCGGACACACCTGGCCGGGCGGCGAGTTCCCCAACCCGCCCCGCACCGTCGGGACGACCAGCCGACAACTCTCCGCCGCCGACGCAGTGGTCGACTTCCTCCTCACCAGCCGAAGCCGACGCTGA